A window of the Cynocephalus volans isolate mCynVol1 chromosome 10, mCynVol1.pri, whole genome shotgun sequence genome harbors these coding sequences:
- the ZNF829 gene encoding zinc finger protein 829 isoform X3, translating to MVDRELTRGLCSDLQSMCETKILSLKKRHFSQVILTCEDRHTFIQPTFFTTHQKTINEEKPCECKICGKTFNQNSRCIQHRRIHSGEKPYECKECGKSFSRGSLVTRHQRIHTGEKPYECKECGKAFSCSSYFSQHQRIHTGEKPYECKECGKAFNYCSNLNDHQRIHTGEKPYECKVCGKAFTKSSQLFPHLRIHTGEKPYECKECGKAFTQHSRLIQHQRMHTGEKPYECKECGKAFSSASTLTNHHRIHAGEKLYECKECGKAFIQSSELIQHQRIHTDEKPYECNECGKAFNKGSNLTRHQRIHTGEKPYDCKECGKAFGSRSDLVRHEGIHTG from the coding sequence aTCTGCAATCAATGTGTGAGACCAAGATATTATCTCTAAAGAAGAGACATTTCAGTCAAGTAATACTTACCTGTGAAGACAGGCATACTTTTATCCAGCCCACATTTTTTACCACACATCAAAAAACTATTAATGAAGAGAAACCCTGTGAGTGTAAGATATGTGGAAAGACCTTTAATCAGAACTCACGATGTATTCAGCATCGGAGAATTCATTCTGGTGAAAAACCGTATGAATGTAAGGAGTGTGGAAAATCCTTTAGTCGTGGCTCACTTGTTACTCGACATCAGAGGATTCATACTGGCGAAAAACCCTACGAAtgcaaggaatgtgggaaggcttTTAGTTGTAGTTCTTACTTTTCTCAACATCAAAGGattcacactggtgagaaaccctatgaatgcaaggaatgtggaaaagcctttaatTATTGCTCAAACCTTAATgatcatcagagaattcacactggtgagaaaccctatgaatgtaaagtatgtggaaaagcctttactAAAAGTTCACAACTTTTTCCGCATCtgagaattcatactggtgagaaaccttatgaatgtaaggaatgtgggaaggcctttacTCAACACTCAAGGCTTATTCAGCATCAGAGAATGCACACTGGTGAGAAACCTTacgaatgtaaggaatgtgggaaggcctttagtAGTGCCTCAACACTTACTAACCATCACAGAATTCATGCTGGTGAGAAActctatgaatgtaaagaatgtggaaaggcCTTTATTCAGAGTTCAGAACTTATTCAGCATCAGAGAATCCATACAGAtgaaaaaccatatgaatgtaatgaatgcgGGAAGGCCTTTAATAAAGGCTCAAACCTTACTAGACATCAGAGGATCcacactggtgagaaaccctatgactgtaaggaatgtggaaaggCCTTTGGTAGTCGTTCAGACCTCGTTCGCCATGAGGGAATTCATACTGGGTGA